In a single window of the Elaeis guineensis isolate ETL-2024a chromosome 4, EG11, whole genome shotgun sequence genome:
- the LOC140857377 gene encoding plant UBX domain-containing protein 7-like, with product MYRDTDDGKKVCTYYNLVSLPAVLIIDPITGQKMHAWSGMIQAEQFLELLLPFMDVGPKEHIHKHPRENVETSMHDISGIYPSSLLHHAVVLFDAIHTLQTTRRFTSINIFSLNILYELSLIVMQLKAILISVAVREGSKKRIISNNNEIDTKKDEESSSSSSDCKTCTEKDNSSNEQFTYPILVEEPEPEGDRKQLCRVGICLPDGRRLQRNFHHSDPVKLLWSFCCTQFDKGKTRPFRFTQAIPGKTKNLDYESNLTFEAELSDCVLWLTFE from the exons ATGTATCGTGACACTGATGATGGAAAGAAGGTTTGCACCTACTACAACTTGGTTTCTTTACCCGCAGTTCTCATTATTGATCCAATCACTGGACAAAAGATGCATGCATGGAGTGGCATGATACAAGCAGAGCAATTCTTAGAG CTTCTGCTTCCGTTCATGGATGTGGGTCCAAAGGAGCACATTCATAAGCATCCAAGGGAAAATGTTGAGACTTCCATGCATGATATATCAG GAATATATCCATCATCCTTGTTACATCATGCTGTAGTTCTTTTTGATGCAATTCATACACTGCAAACTACTAGAAGATTTACCTCCAT AAACATATTCTCTCTCAACATTCTTTATGAGCTGTCGCTTATCGTGATGCAGCTGAAAGCAATTTTGATATCTGTGGCAGTTAGAGAAGGCTCAAAGAAGAGAATAATTTCCAACAATAATGAAATCGATActaagaaagatgaagaaagcaGCTCAAGTTCCAGTGATTGCAAAACCTGTACTGAGAAAGACAATAGCTCAAATGAACAGTTCACTTATCCGATTCTTGTTGAAGAACCTGAACCTGAAGGAGATAGAAAACAACTGTGCAGAGTTGGGATTTGCCTCCCTGATGGACGAAGACTCCAGAGAAATTTTCATCATTCTGATCCAGTGAAG TTATTGTGGTCTTTCTGCTGCACTCAATTCGACAAAGGGAAAACACGGCCATTTCGGTTTACGCAAGCAATTCCTGGCAAAACTAAGAATCTGGATTACGAGAGCAACCTTACTTTTGAGGCAGAATTATCAGATTGTGTTCTTTGGCTAACTTTTGAATGA
- the LOC140857378 gene encoding plant UBX domain-containing protein 7-like codes for MGSPCDESKNQLISSFLETAVGPSVETAAEYLRATYWRLEEALELFFARSEVDGRQRRAMVIDMRETLYGDVSSYRFQNVDEESRSTRIWESNQRGESTSSGFHDNLSSLFREPSALIYHGLFFKAKIDAAFQDRWLLINLQCTEEFSSHLLNRDLWSNETVAQAIQTKFIFWQMYRDSDEGKKVCTYYNLVSLPAVLIIDPITGQKMHAWSGMIQAEQFLELLLPFMDVGPKEHIALPHKHPRENVETSMHDISGVYPSSLLHHAVVLFDAIHTPQTT; via the exons ATGGGGAGCCCTTGCGATGAGTCCAAGAACCAACTGATCTCGTCTTTCCTGGAGACTGCTGTTGGCCCGTCCGTCGAGACCGCCGCCGAGTATCTCCGG GCCACCTATTGGAGGCTAGAAGAAGCTCTTGAGCTGTTCTTTGCTCGAAGTGAGG TGGATGGGAGGCAGAGGAGAGCCATGGTGATCGATATGAGGGAGACTCTTTATGGTGATGTCTCGAGCTATAG ATTCCAAAATGTTGATGAGGAGTCAAGAAGCACTAGAATCTGGGAATCAAATCAAAGGGGTGAATCAACCTCAAGTGGCTTCCATGATAATCTTAGTTCCTTGTTTCGTGAACCTTCTGCCTTGATCTACCATGGTCTCTTTTTCAAG GCAAAGATAGATGCTGCTTTTCAGGATAGGTGGCTATTAATCAACTTGCAATGCACTGAAGAGTTCAGCTCACACTTG CTTAACCGCGATCTCTGGTCAAACGAAACTGTGGCACAGGCAATCCAGACTAAGTTCATTTTCTGGCAG ATGTATCGTGACAGTGATGAGGGAAAGAAGGTTTGCACCTACTACAACTTGGTTTCTTTACCCGCAGTTCTCATTATTGATCCAATCACTGGACAAAAGATGCATGCATGGAGTGGCATGATACAAGCAGAGCAATTCTTAGAG CTTCTACTTCCGTTCATGGATGTGGGTCCAAAGGAGCACATTGCACTTCCTCATAAGCATCCAAGGGAAAATGTTGAGACTTCCATGCATGATATATCAG GAGTATATCCATCATCCTTGTTACATCATGCTGTAGTTCTTTTTGATGCAATTCATACACCGCAAACTACCTGA